The DNA region GTTACTGCATCTATCCTGTGTCTAAACGGAAGACCGATGCCACAAACTGTTTTCACTGAAAAATACAGTCGGCTGCAGCGGTTAAAACACTGTACAATGTttattttgcatttgtgaaattattttgttgTGCTATCAAAAGTCGAGCGATTTATATTTGAAGAACCGTACCgaaatcgattcacgtttagatgggaGTCTTTGGCTGTTTTGGCATCCAGAGCCATTTCGCCCttattttaattgaacctttaagaaaaaaatcttattttcaatgacagcctaggaacagtcggttaactgtctgttcaggggcagaacgacagtcagttaggggatttgaacttgcaaccttccggttataaGCCCAacgcactaggctaccctgccgccccttaaaCAGCACATCTAAGTTCTTTGGACTATGGAGTAACGTTAGGCTCATTTAGTCCAATATCGGGCTATAGATTATGTCATACATGCAGTGGTATTGTAACAATGTGATGATCATGTGGTTCATTATGTTAAATCTtcaagcaggtagcctagtggttggagcgttgtgccagtaaccgaaaggttgcaagatcgaatccccgagctgacaaggtacaaatctgtcgttctgcccctgaacaaggcacttgttaaccccactgttccccggtaggccatcattgtaaataagaatttgttctttaactggcttgcttagttaaataaaggttttttaaaaatattattGCCTTATTTTACAGGTTTCGGGGGGAGTGATCAGAAGTCATCATAAAACACCCCATCTTGCCAAATGGATGATGATCTAAAACCTCTGGATTTCATAAAGGACTTTCAAGAGTACCTGACACAGCAAACACACCATGTCAACATGATCTCAGGCTCTGTCGGTGGGGAGATAGAGCCCGACCACCTCCAAGCTGGTGAGACTGTTATGAACACTATCAGAGTAATTTACTTTTAACTtatgatgtgtatatatatatatatatatatatatttttttttttaaatcaccccCAAAAAACAAGCCATATCCCTAATTTTTCTTTGGGAAGTGAAACCAGTGGAACAGGGCCCAGCGGTACGGGGGAAAACCTAATAGGTGGGTTTGAACGTGTTTATTTAGTGGCTATGGTCCGTCATCTGAAAGGGGTCCTCTGGAGGAACAATGCGTGGTTCTTCTgtttatgtaacggatgtgaaacggctagcttcgttagcggtggtgtgcgcgctaaatagtggttcgatcggtgacgtcactcgctcagagaccttgaagtagtggttcccctttgctctgcaagggccgcggcttttgacTGTAAAGTATCTATTTAATTCTGTGTGTTGTCGTCTCCTCTCCCGGTAGTAGCAGCTATCCCAGACAGTGATCATCACAATGGGTCGGTGGAAGTCTCTCTGGACGACAGCTCTGGGCTGCTGGTGGACGGCTTTCAGAGGACCTTCGACGGCAAGCTCAAGTGTAGCTACTGCAGCTACGCCAGTAAAGGCACCGCTCGCTTGATAGAGCACATCAGAATTCACACAGGtaaaaatggaccagcccatctggcatttgcccaaCATGCCAGATGGTCAGTCCGCCCCTTTTGCATCGCCCATATAGTTAggatcttattttttatttttttattttttaaacttgtaTTTATATTGTGTAACGTTACATTTTAATGGATGTTGGAGTtgtgccaagatgttcaaataaacctaaacATTCCCTCTTTGTTGATTTAACAGGAGAGAAGCCTCACCGCTGCCAGCTGTGCCCCTTCGCCTCTGCCTACGAGCGCCACCTTGAGGCCCACATGCGCTcccacacgggagagaagccctACAAGTGTGACCTCTGCTCCTTCCGTTGCAGCGACCGCAGTAACCTGTCCCACCACCGCCGGCGCCGCCACAAGCTTTTACCCATGAAGGGGGCGGGGCTGCCCGCCTTCCTGTCCAACAAGAAGATGCTGAACGTCCTACAGAAGAAGAGTGGCAGCTCCCTGGGCCTGGGAGGCTACAGCAGACACCTCCTCATCAACTTCAGCCCTCCCTCCATGGTGGTGGGGAAACCAGACTACCTGAACCACGAGGTGTACGAGAGCGATGTGAAGGACCATgggactggaggaggaggagccagCAGGGATGTCAACAGTGACATGATGGTGGACAATAATCCTCTGAACCAGCTGTCTACGCTGGCAGGCCAGTTGTCCAACCTCCCCCCAGTGGACCAGACCCCTGTGTCTCCTGACAGACTGTCCTGCAACGACGTCAAGCCGTTCCTCATCCAGCAGGCCTCTGGTGCACCGATTGCAGTGTCAGTATCTTTGTCCACCAGTCAAAGTGgtgcccaccaccaccactaccaccaccaccaccaccaaaccTCCTCCCCAACCAGCCCCGAGGACCTCCAACCGCCTGCAGGCCATAGCAGGAACTACAGCCCCAGCCCTGTGGACCCAGAACCCAGCAGTgagcacagtgcacacacacgcaccagcTCAGCTAGCATTAGTAACAGCCAGCCCAGTACCCCTGCCCTGCTCGGTAGCACACAGCACCCAGACCCACAGATGCTGCACAGCTGCCAGCACTGCGACACCTACTTCTCTGACAACATCATGTATACCATTCACATGGGTTGCCACGGCTACGAGAACCCCTTCCAGTGTAATATCTGCGGCTGTAAGTGCAGGAACAAGTATGACTTTGCCTGCCACTTCGCTCGCGGGCAGCACACGCTGTGACTGACTTCCACAGTAACCCGAGATGAATTCGAACGATGTTTGGCGGCTCACAGAGAACATTAACTTATTCCCGTGTTTATGATAATCAGGGATCAGAGCGATTCTGATCTAGATTTTATTGTAtcggttttttttttaaatgatataacTTAGAGAGTGAGTGTTACTTTGAAATGAGGAATTGATGTTTCTATAAATGGGAACGCAATCTGGAGGTTGGAGACATTTATCACGTGTCCTCCTCGGTGCCGTCTGAGAATTTAAAGAAAGTCAACTTCTTATTATTTAAATGTATccttttatttaacgaggcaagtcagttaagaacaaagtcttatttacaatgacagcctacccccaGGGCCAAACCTTGACGACGCAGAGCCAATTGtgtgcctccctatgggactcccaatcatggccggatgttatacagcctggatttgaaccagggactgttgacgtctcttgcactgagatgcagtgccttagaccgctgcgccacacgAGAGCCCGACTCTGAATTAGTTACATAAATATTGGGGATGTTACTAAACTTATAGTTTAAATAGCGATTAGCAAGGTATCTGGTTGCTGTGACTAGAGTTTAAACAGTTTTGGCCTtatcttttatttcacctttatttaaccaggtagaccagttgagaacaagttctcatttacaactgtgacctggccaagataaagcaaagcagttcgacacaaacaacaacacagagttacacatgaaataaacaaacatacagtcaataacacaatagaaaaagtctatatacagtgttgtgcaaatggtgtgaggaggtaaggcatgAAGCAAGAAGCATGAACAAGCCCATTGGTCCAAATAGGTGCTCAACAATGACAAACAGACAGGCTTTATTATACATTGTGTATAGTAGTGTCTCACTTTGTGGTGAGTGTAAAAACGTAACATTATATCAACGGCTTGAAGTGAATGACATCTGTGCATATTGATGCTTTCAGCTTAGACATCATTTCACTCTGTAATTTACTCTGCTCGGTTCCACATTCCGGTTGATTCCATGTGTTCTCTGTTCCACATTCAG from Oncorhynchus mykiss isolate Arlee chromosome 1, USDA_OmykA_1.1, whole genome shotgun sequence includes:
- the LOC118936691 gene encoding zinc finger protein Pegasus-like isoform X1; amino-acid sequence: MDDDLKPLDFIKDFQEYLTQQTHHVNMISGSVGGEIEPDHLQAVAAIPDSDHHNGSVEVSLDDSSGLLVDGFQRTFDGKLKCSYCSYASKGTARLIEHIRIHTGEKPHRCQLCPFASAYERHLEAHMRSHTGEKPYKCDLCSFRCSDRSNLSHHRRRRHKLLPMKGAGLPAFLSNKKMLNVLQKKSGSSLGLGGYSRHLLINFSPPSMVVGKPDYLNHEVYESDVKDHGTGGGGASRDVNSDMMVDNNPLNQLSTLAGQLSNLPPVDQTPVSPDRLSCNDVKPFLIQQASGAPIAVSVSLSTSQSGAHHHHYHHHHHQTSSPTSPEDLQPPAGHSRNYSPSPVDPEPSSEHSAHTRTSSASISNSQPSTPALLGSTQHPDPQMLHSCQHCDTYFSDNIMYTIHMGCHGYENPFQCNICGCKCRNKYDFACHFARGQHTL
- the LOC118936691 gene encoding zinc finger protein Pegasus-like isoform X2, which gives rise to MDDDLKPLDFIKDFQEYLTQQTHHVNMISGSVGGEIEPDHLQAAAIPDSDHHNGSVEVSLDDSSGLLVDGFQRTFDGKLKCSYCSYASKGTARLIEHIRIHTGEKPHRCQLCPFASAYERHLEAHMRSHTGEKPYKCDLCSFRCSDRSNLSHHRRRRHKLLPMKGAGLPAFLSNKKMLNVLQKKSGSSLGLGGYSRHLLINFSPPSMVVGKPDYLNHEVYESDVKDHGTGGGGASRDVNSDMMVDNNPLNQLSTLAGQLSNLPPVDQTPVSPDRLSCNDVKPFLIQQASGAPIAVSVSLSTSQSGAHHHHYHHHHHQTSSPTSPEDLQPPAGHSRNYSPSPVDPEPSSEHSAHTRTSSASISNSQPSTPALLGSTQHPDPQMLHSCQHCDTYFSDNIMYTIHMGCHGYENPFQCNICGCKCRNKYDFACHFARGQHTL